From Cellulosimicrobium sp. ES-005, one genomic window encodes:
- a CDS encoding SpoIIE family protein phosphatase, whose translation MGSSPGLGTDLPAHVQELCTRAMEGAGVAMFVTGPRSDEMPIVWVNAAFERQTGFAAAEVVGRSPHVLESLLSEPVDAQELRTAIAEEREITHTVRALRRDGSPVWTQLSLAPLAGPDGTVTHWVGVQVDVSEHLERYAAQVASLALERRERAVLDVVSRSSDLLADLDQPYALRDITELLAGYVVDWAGFYLNDDGLRYAEGVDTAAPPSGRGQRHGRYTPGAFPVAPGLHTTDALGDSAAVTGSVPRVRLVDVPDRVQDVLDGRIEGPVTLDLSSTYPQWSASGWLQRDLHHRLAGLPHRPGSVTVTAVPGRRRILGLLVTGDASDVGPHGLGTETEAREGVRTLLQVIARRAGTAIDNVRLYAREHRLAETLQRAMLPEQADVTGLDVWTYYAPNSEHAQVGGDWYDVLQIAPDVVGLVIGDVVGHDVEAAAAMGQLRSVVRSYAYELTTPGPVLERVDQLVQGMRIPRSASLVYAALTQPDAAQPDDAWRIEYSRAGHLPPLLLRDGTVTQLDDAGGALVGFGGRSRSTGVAALAPGDTLVFYTDGLIERRDRALRVGLEALVAASEAVTAVDAAGVGEELLSRLADAPEDDVALVVVRIPDPVHDASAVVLSPRSRRWLLPSEPASIGRARHAVVRTCQAWGVRDSANAELVVSELVANGVLHGWGHLALRLFDTGDGIRVEVEDSNPAPPVPTDGHPNRMGGFGMQIVERLADWGWRPTASGKLVWATLRPSGR comes from the coding sequence ATGGGCAGCTCGCCGGGGCTCGGCACCGACCTGCCCGCGCACGTCCAGGAGCTCTGCACGCGCGCCATGGAGGGCGCCGGCGTCGCGATGTTCGTCACCGGCCCCCGCTCGGACGAGATGCCGATCGTGTGGGTGAACGCCGCGTTCGAGCGCCAGACCGGGTTCGCCGCGGCCGAGGTCGTCGGCCGCAGCCCCCACGTCCTCGAGTCGCTCCTGTCGGAACCGGTGGACGCGCAGGAGCTGCGCACGGCCATCGCGGAGGAGCGCGAGATCACGCACACGGTCCGCGCGCTGCGCCGCGACGGCTCCCCGGTGTGGACGCAGCTCTCGCTCGCCCCGCTCGCCGGCCCGGACGGCACCGTCACCCACTGGGTCGGGGTGCAGGTCGACGTCTCCGAGCACCTCGAGCGGTACGCAGCCCAGGTCGCGTCCCTCGCGCTGGAGCGGCGCGAGCGTGCCGTGCTCGACGTCGTCTCCCGCAGCTCGGACCTCCTCGCCGACCTCGACCAGCCGTACGCGCTGCGTGACATCACCGAGCTCCTCGCGGGGTACGTCGTCGACTGGGCCGGCTTCTACCTCAACGACGACGGGCTCCGGTACGCGGAGGGCGTCGACACGGCAGCGCCCCCGAGCGGCCGGGGTCAGCGCCACGGCCGCTACACGCCCGGCGCGTTCCCCGTCGCGCCCGGCCTGCACACGACCGACGCGCTCGGCGACTCCGCGGCCGTCACCGGCTCGGTGCCGCGCGTGCGCCTGGTGGACGTGCCCGACCGCGTCCAGGACGTCCTGGACGGGCGCATCGAGGGCCCCGTCACCCTCGACCTCTCCTCGACGTACCCGCAGTGGTCGGCCTCCGGCTGGCTCCAGCGCGACCTGCACCACCGGCTCGCCGGCCTGCCGCACCGTCCGGGCTCCGTGACGGTCACGGCGGTCCCGGGCCGACGCCGCATCCTCGGCCTGCTCGTCACGGGCGACGCGTCCGACGTGGGGCCCCACGGGCTCGGCACCGAGACGGAGGCGCGCGAGGGCGTGCGCACGCTCCTGCAGGTCATCGCGCGCCGCGCCGGCACCGCGATCGACAACGTGCGGCTCTACGCGCGTGAGCACCGCCTCGCCGAGACGCTGCAGCGGGCGATGCTGCCCGAGCAGGCCGACGTCACCGGGCTCGACGTCTGGACCTACTACGCGCCCAACTCCGAGCACGCCCAGGTGGGCGGCGACTGGTACGACGTCCTGCAGATCGCGCCGGACGTGGTCGGGCTCGTCATCGGCGACGTCGTGGGCCACGACGTCGAGGCGGCGGCAGCGATGGGCCAGCTCCGCTCGGTCGTCCGGTCGTACGCGTACGAGCTCACGACGCCCGGGCCGGTGCTCGAGCGCGTCGACCAGCTCGTCCAGGGCATGCGCATCCCGCGCTCGGCGAGCCTCGTGTACGCGGCGCTCACGCAGCCCGACGCCGCGCAGCCCGACGACGCGTGGCGCATCGAGTACTCGCGCGCCGGGCACCTGCCCCCGCTCCTGCTGCGCGACGGCACGGTGACGCAGCTCGACGACGCCGGGGGCGCGCTCGTCGGGTTCGGCGGCCGGAGCCGGTCGACGGGCGTCGCGGCGCTGGCGCCCGGCGACACGCTCGTCTTCTACACCGACGGGCTCATCGAGCGCCGGGACCGCGCCCTGCGGGTGGGGCTCGAGGCGCTCGTCGCGGCGTCCGAGGCCGTCACGGCCGTCGACGCCGCGGGCGTGGGCGAGGAGCTGCTGTCCCGCCTCGCGGACGCCCCCGAGGACGACGTCGCGCTCGTCGTCGTGCGCATCCCCGACCCGGTGCACGACGCGTCGGCCGTCGTGCTGAGCCCGCGCAGCCGCCGCTGGCTCCTGCCGAGCGAGCCCGCGTCGATCGGGCGCGCGCGGCACGCCGTCGTGCGCACGTGCCAGGCGTGGGGCGTGCGCGACAGCGCGAACGCGGAGCTCGTCGTCTCCGAGCTGGTGGCGAACGGCGTCCTGCACGGCTGGGGGCACCTCGCGCTGCGCCTCTTCGACACGGGCGACGGCATCCGCGTCGAGGTGGAGGACTCCAACCCGGCGCCGCCCGTCCCGACGGACGGGCACCCGAACCGCATGGGCGGGTTCGGCATGCAGATCGTCGAGCGGCTCGCGGACTGGGGCTGGCGCCCGACGGCGTCCGGCAAGCTCGTCTGGGCGACGCTGCGGCCCTCCGGGCGGTAG
- a CDS encoding STAS domain-containing protein, producing the protein MIEIATSPATTTLVIAGDLDLAERDQFPEIAARVVGLRRQLLVIDMCRVTFMDSTGAAFLISLADSGRKRGGATVLRGCDDRDLFVLEVCGALELFRIDSDHRCEPATPPSGFAKVEPPA; encoded by the coding sequence ATGATCGAGATCGCCACCTCCCCCGCGACGACGACTCTCGTCATCGCCGGAGACCTCGATCTCGCCGAGCGCGACCAGTTCCCGGAGATCGCGGCCCGCGTCGTCGGGCTGCGCCGTCAGCTCCTCGTGATCGACATGTGCCGCGTGACGTTCATGGACTCCACCGGCGCCGCGTTCCTCATCTCGCTCGCGGACTCGGGACGCAAGCGCGGCGGCGCCACGGTGCTGCGCGGCTGCGACGACCGCGACCTGTTCGTGCTGGAGGTGTGCGGGGCGCTCGAGCTCTTCCGCATCGACTCCGACCACCGCTGCGAGCCCGCGACGCCGCCGTCCGGCTTCGCGAAGGTCGAGCCCCCGGCCTGA
- a CDS encoding DUF3151 domain-containing protein, which yields MSDTHANLLDGPAPVRLPDDFAHVRDAIAADGDPYEIAARTPASSLAWAYLAEDFLHENGSRGAVTAYAFARTGYHRGLDSLRRAGWRGQGPIPADHVPNQGFLRALLALAECAAYIGEVEEAERCEQFLRDSGTSADEVRALR from the coding sequence ATGAGCGACACGCACGCGAACCTCCTCGACGGCCCCGCGCCGGTCCGCCTCCCCGACGACTTCGCGCACGTCCGCGACGCCATCGCCGCCGACGGCGACCCGTACGAGATCGCGGCCCGCACCCCGGCGAGCTCGCTCGCGTGGGCGTACCTCGCCGAGGACTTCCTCCACGAGAACGGGTCCCGCGGCGCCGTGACGGCCTACGCGTTCGCGCGCACCGGGTACCACCGCGGCCTCGACTCCCTGCGCCGGGCCGGCTGGCGGGGTCAGGGACCGATCCCCGCCGACCACGTCCCGAACCAGGGCTTCCTGCGGGCGCTGCTCGCGCTCGCGGAGTGCGCGGCGTACATCGGCGAGGTCGAGGAGGCCGAGCGCTGCGAGCAGTTCCTGCGCGACTCCGGCACGTCGGCCGACGAGGTCCGCGCGCTGCGCTGA